The following nucleotide sequence is from uncultured Ilyobacter sp..
GACCCGAAGACAGCCATGAAGACAGGAGGATTTATCAAAAACCATGAATCTACAGATGTGATTTACGGACTCTATGAATAGTCACGAGTATAGGGGTGGGAAAATTCCTGCCTCTTTTTTTTTTATGAAAATAGTTTGCCTTTACTGACCTTATTGAGTTTTATCAGATAAAGTGTTATTATATTCCTAGAATTTAAACAATAATATTAAAGAGGCGATAAAAATGAAATTTCCATCAAATGAATGTTCTGTAGGAGGCTGTGCCTGTAAAATGGGACCTGCCGTCCTTTCAGATTTACTTTCCACACTCCCAACTTTAGAAGATAAAAATCTCATAGTTGGATACGAAAAATCAGACGATGCATCGGTATACAAACTCACCGATGATTTAGCTATGATACAGACACTTGATTTTTTTGCACCTATGATAAACGACCCTTATATATTTGGGCAGGTGGCTGCTGCCAATGCCCTGAGTGACGTCTACGCCATGGGAGGAGAACCTAAAACTGCAATGAATATCGTATGCTTCCCGGAAAAAATGGATATCTCTTATCTTGGAGAAATCTTGAGAGGAGGGGCAGAAAAGGTGGCAGAAGCTGGTGCCGTTCTTAGCGGAGGACATACTATTCACGATGACAAGATAAAATACGGTCTTTCAGTCACTGGAATTATTCATCCAGACAAAATTTTAAAAAATTATGGTGCAAAAGAGGGAGACACTCTCATCCTCACAAAACCTTTAGGGGCTGGGATCATAGCCACTGCCTACAGTGTAGGGGAGGCTTCTGATGAGGCTGTGGACAAACTTCTTGAAAACATGACTACCCTAAACAAATACTCTATGGATATAATAAGAGAATATCCTGTAAATGCCTGTACAGACATAACAGGTTTCGGATTTTTAGGCCACGCCTTTGAGATGGCAGGGGGTTCTGAAAAGAGTTTTATCCTTGAAAAAGAACTTATTCCATACATGGAAGAGGCAAAAGATTATGCAAATGAGTTTTATATAACTAGTGGGGGACAAAAAAACAGAAACCACCTAGGGGATAAAGTTTTGTTTAACGATGTACCTTTCTGGCTTCAGGAGATCCTATTTGACCCGCAAACTTCAGGGGGGCTTTTGTTTTCAGTTAAAAGTGAGTATTCTGAAGAGATAATGGATAGACTGAGCAGACTAAAGATAAAGTCATCTATAGTGGGAAGAGTTACAGAAAAACAAAAACATACAATTATCGTGGAATAAAAATACACACAATTTTAATTTAAAGGAGTTTTTTATGAATAAAATCGTAGATGCAACTGGGAAACTATGTCCTATGCCCATAATAATGACGAAAAAGGCCCTGAAAGAGATAGAGGAGGGAGTGGTAGAAACTCTTATCGACAGTGAGATTTCAAAGGAAAATCTTGAAAAAATGGCCAGAGAAATGGAGTTATACTTTGAAACAACGGAAGAAAACGGAATCTACCATGTAAAAATAACTAAAGATATAAGATCAAATAAAGAAACAGAAAACAAAGATGAAAAAACCGTAATGGTTATAGCTTCTGACCAAATGGGTGACGGAAGCGAAGAGTTGGGAAAAATTCTTATGAAGGGATTTATATACACCCTCACAGAGATGGAAAAAGTTCCAAGTACTATACTTTTCTATAACTCCGGTGCAAAAATAACTGTGGAGGGATCAGAATCAATAGAGGACCTGAAAACCCTTGAAAAAAGGGGAACAGAGATACTTACCTGCGGAACCTGTCTCAACTACTACGGTATAGAGGATAAGCTCGCCATCGGTGAAGTATCAAACATGTATACAATTATCGAGAGACAGACAGAATCTACAAAGGTAATAAGGCCCTAATGAGATCTGAAACTTTCTGCCTTATAACTGCTGACTCTACACACCAGATAATGAAACTAGAAAAGCTTATCCTTGAAAATAATATCAAGGTAAGAATAATACCGGTGCCAAAAGAAGTTACCGCCAACTGCGGTTTGTCTATAAAATTTAACCTTTCAAACCTAGAAGAGATCAGATTGTTACTTCCTAAAGAAACCTCTGATTTCTGCCTCTATACCGTAGAAAAATCAGGATTAAAAAAACATATTACCAAGATATAAAAAACCAGCAGAGCCCTTTATAGAGGCTCTGTTTTTTTTGTCTATCGTCCTATATGATATTCATAAAATACAAAACAAATAAATTTCAGAAGGATTTTTGTAAAAATATTATAGAGTATTATAAAGGGGGTGTTTCTATGAAAATAGACTATAGTGAATACAAAAAAGATGTGGAACTGGCTCTAAATTATGCAATAAGAGCTGTTAAAAAGGAGTTGGAGATATGCAAGGAAACCTCTGATTCCACTCAGAGTGATATTCTTAAAAACAGACTCTCCAAATTTGAATTTCTCCTTAAAAAATTCTCTGAAGAATAGATAACTGCCGTATCAAAGACTAAACATCAACAGAAAAATTCAAACGCCACATAACCCAAAAAACACCTGGAGTTTGTCACTTTTCCAGGTGTTTTTTTATATAAAAATCTAAACAAAGAAAATAAAAAACTCACAGGATTATCAGAGGACGATCGGTATATATTTTAGTGACGTAGTTGTTTTTATTTTCAAAAAGGAGGTATCTC
It contains:
- a CDS encoding DUF3343 domain-containing protein, whose translation is MRSETFCLITADSTHQIMKLEKLILENNIKVRIIPVPKEVTANCGLSIKFNLSNLEEIRLLLPKETSDFCLYTVEKSGLKKHITKI
- the yedF gene encoding sulfurtransferase-like selenium metabolism protein YedF, with amino-acid sequence MNKIVDATGKLCPMPIIMTKKALKEIEEGVVETLIDSEISKENLEKMAREMELYFETTEENGIYHVKITKDIRSNKETENKDEKTVMVIASDQMGDGSEELGKILMKGFIYTLTEMEKVPSTILFYNSGAKITVEGSESIEDLKTLEKRGTEILTCGTCLNYYGIEDKLAIGEVSNMYTIIERQTESTKVIRP
- the selD gene encoding selenide, water dikinase SelD, whose translation is MKFPSNECSVGGCACKMGPAVLSDLLSTLPTLEDKNLIVGYEKSDDASVYKLTDDLAMIQTLDFFAPMINDPYIFGQVAAANALSDVYAMGGEPKTAMNIVCFPEKMDISYLGEILRGGAEKVAEAGAVLSGGHTIHDDKIKYGLSVTGIIHPDKILKNYGAKEGDTLILTKPLGAGIIATAYSVGEASDEAVDKLLENMTTLNKYSMDIIREYPVNACTDITGFGFLGHAFEMAGGSEKSFILEKELIPYMEEAKDYANEFYITSGGQKNRNHLGDKVLFNDVPFWLQEILFDPQTSGGLLFSVKSEYSEEIMDRLSRLKIKSSIVGRVTEKQKHTIIVE